One Setaria viridis chromosome 3, Setaria_viridis_v4.0, whole genome shotgun sequence DNA window includes the following coding sequences:
- the LOC117846964 gene encoding nuclear transcription factor Y subunit B-4, with the protein MSEAEGAPEAGGGGSFGGKEQDRFLPIANISRIMRRGVPDNGKIAKDAKESVQECVSEFISFITSEASDKCMKEKRKTINGDDLIWSLGTLGFEEYVEPLKHYLKLYRETEGDTKGSKSSDQAGKKEILLSVEPGSSFDGL; encoded by the exons ATgtcggaggcggagggcgcgccggaggccggtggcggcggcagcttcgGAGGCAAGGAGCAGGACCGGTTCCTGCCGATCGCCAACATCAGCCGCATCATGCGCCGCGGGGTGCCGGACAACGGCAAGATCGCCAAGGACGCCAAGGAGTCCGTCCAGGAGTGCGTCTCCGAGTTCATCAGCTTCATCACCAGCGA AGCTAGTGACAAGTGCATGAAGGAGAAGCGCAAGACCATTAACGGCGACGATCTGATATGGTCCTTGGGCACGCTCGGCTTCGAGGAATACGTCGAGCCCCTCAAGCACTACCTCAAGCTCTACCGGGAG ACTGAG GGTGACACAAAGGGTTCAAAATCTTCTGATCAAGCAGGAAAGAAAGAGATTTTACTCAGTGTTGAACCTGGATCATCG TTTGATGGCCTGTAG